The Antennarius striatus isolate MH-2024 chromosome 20, ASM4005453v1, whole genome shotgun sequence genome includes a region encoding these proteins:
- the lyrm4 gene encoding LYR motif-containing protein 4, which produces MAASSRAQVLSLYRMMLRESSRFPSYNYRSYALRRVRDAFRDNRTVENPQTVERLLAEGQQTLALIRRQVTIGRMFETQRIVVEGLSPIRS; this is translated from the exons ATGGCGGCATCCTCACGCGCACAGGTGCTCTCTCTGTACAGGATGATGCTGAGGGAGAGCAGCCGGTTCCCGTCCTACAACTACAG GTCGTACGCACTGCGGCGAGTTCGCGATGCCTTCAGGGACAACAGGACCGTAGAGAATCCACAAACAGTGGAGAGACTGTTAGCAGAGGGACAGCAGACACTGGCACTGATCCGCAGACAg GTGACCATTGGTCGGATGTTTGAGACCCAGAGGATTGTGGTTGAGGGTTTGAGTCCCATTAGAAGTTGA